In Perca fluviatilis chromosome 14, GENO_Pfluv_1.0, whole genome shotgun sequence, a genomic segment contains:
- the LOC120572618 gene encoding uncharacterized protein LOC120572618, translating to MAAWRCMICVVFVALTLKVLLSHINASHSRSQDFWVYCGIDGCEQDFRVFNSFFRHIKRTHLQYLRTGCPPSGWSTTPSSRSLGQETFGVSVFASCSTPAAASSVASCVPPAASLPEPSPQPDAVGRLESEEAVAGTSRTRPDIARSAAAFTISVREQCHLSQRTVNSVISGVQQYQAALLDTLKERIRRVFEENPETTAQLQDEALASFDTFMDPFSTTAYGQNKTIRELFNPVNPEEVVVSQKICWVKRGLSRVMALRSKSFYYVPLIQSLKQLLTNPRIFTMLNTLPQKSREGFLYDFTDGALFTSHPLYSQRPNALQILLYTDEIEICNPLGPHASANKLLMFYYSLGNIDPKFRSKLAAIRLLAIARQTIFPSGVLMLY from the exons ATGGCGGCGTGGAGGTGTATGATATGTGTCGTCTTTGTTGCTTTAACTCTTAAAGTACTCCTTAGCCACATTAATGCAAGTCACAGTCGCAGCCAGGATTTTTGGGTTTACTGTGGTATTGACGGATGTGAACAGGACTTTAGAGTTTTCAACTCTTTCTTTCGCCACATTAAACGGACGCACCTTCAGTATTTGAGGACTGGATGCCCACCAAGTGGATGGAGTACGACGCCTTCATCTCGGTCTTTGGGACAGGAAACATTTGGTGTTTCAGTTTTTGCCAGCTGTAGCACTCCTGCAGCGGCCAGCAGTGTGGCCAGCTGTGTCCCACCTGCTGCCTCTCTACCTGAACCGTCACCACAGCCTGACGCTGTCGGCCGCCTTGAGTCC GAAGAAGCTGTTGCTGGGACATCCAGAACCAGACCTGATATTGCCAGATCTGCAGCAGCATTCACCATCAGTGTCCGGGAACAGTGCCACTTGTCACAG AGAACTGTCAACAGTGTCATCTCAGGGGTGCAACAGTACCAAGCCGCTCTCCTTGACACGCTAAAGGAGAGAATCAGAAGGGTGTTTGAAGAGAATCCAGAGACAACTGCTCAGCTCCAAGATGAGGCTTTGGCTTCATTTGATACATTCATGGATCCATTCTCAACCACAGCATATGGACAGAATAAAACCATCAGAGAACTATTCAATCCAGTCAACCCAGAGGAAGTTGTAGTGTCCCAGAAGATTTGTTGGGTAAAGCGTGGTCTTTCAAGGGTCATGGCCTTAAGAAGCAAAAGTTTTTACTATGTACCACTTATTCAAAGTCTCAAGCAGTTACTGACCAATCCCAGAATCTTCACCATGTTGAACACTTTACCACAAAAAAGTAGAGAGGGATTCTTGTATGATTTTACTGATGGAGCCCTTTTTACATCCCATCCATTATATTCTCAAAGGCCAAATGCATTGCAAATATTACTTTACACTGATGAAATTGAAATATGTAACCCTTTAGGCCCACATGCCTCTGCAAATAAAttactgatgttttattatagttTAGGGAATATTGATCCAAAATTTAGGTCGAAGTTGGCTGCAATAAGACTTCTTGCTATTGCCAGGCAAACGATATTTCCCAGTGGGGTGTTGATGTTATActaa